Genomic DNA from Lactiplantibacillus paraplantarum:
ATAGCCAGCTACACGGATTAAAATCAGCCTTTAAAGATCGGCCACGAGCCTATCAGGAAACCCAAGCCGAAGCGATCGCGTATGTTGCCATGCAAAATATTGGCGTTGATACCAGCAACTACTCACTCGGTTACGTGGCCACCTGGGCAAAAGATAAAGCCGTGATCCATAGTGCTTTAAGTGAGATCCAGCAAGTGAGCAACAAAGTGATTGAGCTTAGCGATGGCTTAACCAAACAATTAGGCTTACAAGAAGCCCAAAAAGAGCCTGAGCATAATCTAAAAAAGCTATCAGCCCATGATCTTAATAAGTCCTATCAAGGCTTGCAACAACAAATTCAACAAGCAACTAGTCCACAACAGAAAGCACAATTTAAAAAACAGTTAAACGATGTGCACCAAGAAATCAGTGAGAGAACACAGAAGCAACTGAAATCCTTTGCTGAACAGCATCCAGAAATCAAACAACCAGATTCTGAACCTGATCAAAGCCTAAAACGTTAGCCAGTTTTTAAGGGACATGCTATAATGAAGACAGAAAAAGGAAGCCCCGCCGAAAACAGGACTTCCCACGCAAGCCGCTTCAAAGGCGGTGGCAGAAATTTAATAAACGATTTTAGCTCGTCCTGTGACCTCTACCAAAGTTACACAGGGCGGCTTTTTTATTTGTGGTGCTTGTCGATATAGCTGAGGAGCGCGATTAAAAACGTGCCAAACAGCAACATCAACGAGAGTGTCTGGAAGACGCTCATTGACTGTGAAACCTTCCTGAAGATTATTCCATGTTCCCATGGGCCTCACCTCACAAGGGAAAAGACAGCCACCACACTTATTTGGAATTACGTCCAGGAACCTGGGTTTATCTCAGTTCTATTTACGAACCAAAGGTTCATCAAGTTCTTGCTTTCAAGATTGGTCGTCAGATGGAGGCGACGTTAGTTGTAGAAACGATTAATCAGGCGCTTGAATGTCATCAAAAGCCACAATATTTTCACTCTGACATGGGTTCACAGTACACCAGCAACGAAGTTGAAACTTTACTTGAACGGCATCAGATTAGCCACTCATACTCAAAACAAGGTTATCCTGATGATAATGGGCCAATTGAAGCTTTTCACTCATTGTTGAAGAGAGAGTTTGCCTTTCAAACAACTTTTTCCAATTTTGAGGACTTGGTAATCCGAACCTCAAATTACATCAGTTGGTTTAATTCCGACAGAATTAGAACGAGTGTTTAGAAAAAGATGTGCCATTTATTGACATAGGAGCAGACCATATGAGCAAAACAGGGGTTGAACAGTACGTGAGTGATCAGAAATAAAACATTATTAGACTTGTTATCACCAACTAAATCATAGTTCACAGAAAATGACTCAACTACTCTATTATATTTTCAGTTCGAAGTCGCTTATCTTCATGCATTATATCAAAAAACTCTTCCTTTCTAATTTCATGGGGAAGAAATTTGCGAATATCTTCTTCATTGTATCCGACTTGTAAACGATTCTCGTCAACAATAATAGGCCGTCTCAATAAGTGAGGGTCTTCATTAATAAGGTTACATAACTCTCCCAATGTTAAATCAGCTAGTTTTTCCTTTAACTTTCCATAACCACTGGAACGCCTAGATATTATTTCTTCAGTCCCTCTTTCTGTTAATTTAAGTATTTTTACAATCTCTTCTGTTGTTGGAGGTTGTTGAAAAATATTTTGTTCTTCATAAGTTATATTATATTTATCTAACCAATTTTTAGCTTTTCGACATGAAGCACAGCCTGGTGTGGTATACACAACAATCATTTGGAATATCTCCCTAAACTTAGTATGTAATCACAAAATATAATAAGAAGTTCTTATGCCTTCCTTATTATGGTATAGTAAAACATATTTTTTTGCGGGGCTTGCAGATGCTAGGTAATAATTTGTCTATCGTAAGCATATACAAACTGTACTTTGGCAAAGACAACGATTATGTGGTCCAATAATTACCAGTAAATGTCATTTGAAACACGGTTAAAAATTTATTAGATGAACGATAAACAGGAGTAGCTATCAACCATTTAAATTCATCTGCTGTACTAATTTATGATATAACTCTTTTTTGGATTGAAGTCAATATTTGAGACAGATTTTAAGAGACATTCAGAACCGCGTTTACCTTCCACAGCTCAAATAAATCATTAATCGCGATTAATAACTTATTTGAACCCTGGAAAGCATTAAATCAGGCGGCCATTTGGCTCGTAAGTGTTGCAATTTCAACTTGTAAGGGGGTCTGGTAGCCCAGTGAACTATGAATTCTCTTCCTATTGTAGAAAGCATGCACATATTCAAAAAGGACGGCAGCGGCAGTTTCATAATCTTCAAAGACCGGCACTGGATAAACACATTCCCTTTTGAGGGAAGCGTGAAAGGATTCCATTGGCGCATTATCATACGGACAACCCTTACGGCTGTATGAGTGGCGGATATGTAGTTCAGTTAAACGTTGATTGTAATCATCGCTGGTATACTGTGATCCTAAATCCGTATGGATAATCAGGTCCCCAGTAATGGTTCGATTTTTAACCGCGCTTTCAAGGGTCTTTAAGACTAAATCAGTAGCCATCTTTTTTGAGAACGAATAGCCGATAATCCGTCGTGAGTGCAGGTCCATGATGGTTGATAAGTAACACCAGCCATTACGCTTCGTTTGAATATAGGTCATATCAGCGGTCCATTTTTGATTTAAACCAGTGGTCGAGAAATCCTGCTTAAGCAAGTTGGGACGCTGTTCAACCTTGGTTTTGGAAGCCGAAGCCGCTTTCCACTTATTGACGGTAACGGAGTGGATATCCAGTTCCTTCATGAGCCGGGAAATCCGTCGTGGACTGCACCGAAGCTGCAGTGGTTGAAGTTCCAGATTCAATTCATGGGGGATCTTCATAACACCGTATCGCTGCTTAAATTCCGCAAAAATCCGCAGAATCCGTTGTTTCAAGTCCGCATCTTCGGCCCGGCGTTTTGAAGGTTTGGGGGATCGATAACGATAATACTGAGCTCTGGAAACACCGAGGATTCGGCACATCTTGGTTACCTGGTGGTGATGGCTTTCTTGGTGAATGTAATCAAAGATATTGGTTACTTCTGCGCAAGGAAGCCCAGGGCTTTTTTTAGGATTTCGTTCTCCTCAGACCGGGAAGCCAGCCGCTTTTCCATCGCTTTAATTTCGTCTGGCGATTTACCGGATTGAGTTTTGGCTTGGCCCTGGATCCACTTATGAACGGTTGAATAGCCAATGCCATATTCTCTGGCCAGTTGGGCGGCTGATTCGCCTTGTTTATATAGGATGATGATGTTTTGTTTGAATTCTTTGTCGTAACGAGTTGGCATGTAAAAATTCCTTCCTTTTGAGAGATGATTTATTCATTATACCCTCTCTTAAAAGTTGTCTCAGGAATCAGCTTACATCCAACGTTTTAACTAACGCTATTAAATACAATCTATCATCAAATATAACACCGCATTGGTTGATTTACAATTGAAGTCCAAGAAGCGATCTCACCTATTGACTGCAATTCAAGATTTTTCATTTACCTTTTGATAGAGGGTTCCATGATAGTCTCTATCATGTTTTTTATCGGCCAAATGGTCAATCAATTTTAAGAATATTATGGTGATCATCCAACATAACCCTTATATGGTAACTTGTAAGACGCTTTGAATCTGTTTTTGAAACATATGTGTGATGCCTCTGTGGATTCCTGTTCCTTAGCCTTTTTTGCTGCTATTATGAGATTTCTCGGTCCTGGTTGGATTAAACTTGTAATTTGGTAGATTGTAAAATTAATCCGAACGCTGTTCGGACAAAAAAGATCAGCTTCCTTTAAAATGGTGTTTACCACAAACCCATCTTTTAGGAGCTGATCTTTTGTCTAGTATAACCTATTCCGAACGAATTAAAATCGAAACCTTTTGTGAACTAGGGCTGTCCAATATCCAAATGGGCGTTCGGCTGAACCGATCACCGTCAACAATTTCTTATGAATTATCTCGATGTCAACCTTATCAGGCTGAATTAGCACAAACAGATGCCGAATACAAGCGATCACGATGTGGCCGGAAAACTAAGCTGAGCGATGAGTTAAAGCAAAAAATTTTCAACCATTTACGTCTAAGCTGGTCACCAGGAATGATAGCTCACGAATTTAAACTAGCGACTAAATCAATTTATAATTGGTTAAATCAAGGGAAAATTGAGTTTTCTTTAAATGATTTGCCTGAACATGGCGTGCGCCAACGGCGTAACCTTGACCAACGTTCTAAATATAATCAATCATTAGGACGGTCAATTGAACAGCGACCCATCGTGGTTAATCGACGTAATTGCATCGGTGATTTTGAATTAGATACAATTGTTGGCCCCCATGGGCATAGTAAGGCAGTTTTATTAACCTTAATCGATCGCAAATCACGGTTCCTTTGGGCCTACCGATTAAAAAAACGGACAGCAGTAACTGTTAATGAAGCCCTAACTAATTTTCTAGCAACTTTTAATGGCCCGGTGCATAGTTTTACGGTGGACCGTGGCACTGGGTTTAGCGGTCTAGTATCACTTGAAGCACAATATGGTATTAAGACCTATTACTGCCATGCTTATACGCCAGCTGAGCGCGGCAGTAATGAACGATTTAATCGGAACTTACGCTATTTTTATCCTAAGGGGACTTATTTTGAGCACATTAGTGCTCAAGGCTTGAAAATCACCTTACTCGAAATTAACCAGCGACCGCTTAAAATACTCGACTGGCAAACACCGTATCAGGTGATGCTGACAAATTTGTCCAAAAATTCGGATTAAATTTGCAATCTACCAGGTAATTATTTCTAATTTTCTAAACTGGACATCAAGTGTCGACATTCTTCGAAGAGAATACTAACTACTAAGTAAAACTGCCTGTTTTAAGGACGACGTCAAGCGTCTAAACTTCTTACGGCATATAGTTTCACCACTATTTAAAGTTTAGAACAAAACTAATATAGTGAATCAACTATCCCGTCGGATAATCGATTCACTATAAAGCTTAGAATGTTTTAAGAAATGTCAGCACGCCATATCCTTGCATTGGGCTGGTGCTTGATTAAATTGGGGCGTTGTGAATGATCCACATGAGTGCCAGGTTTTTTAAATCGCCGATTCATTAAAGAGTGAATCTCCATTTCCCTCATTAATCGTAAAATTCGTTTTGACCCAACACAGATGCCTGACTTGCGAAGCACCATCGTTATTCGTGGATAACCATAGGCACGATAATTATTTTCCCAAATCAATTTAATTTTTTCTTTGAGCTGATTATCAACACGTTCGTGTTGACTAGGTTGATATCTTTTCCAATGGTAATAGGTGCTGCGCGGTAATTTCAGTGCCGAAAGAATAATTGATAAGCGGTGTCGCAATAACTGATCTTCTATGAAGACAAGGCAATTAATTCGTCCTAATGCTTTCCCAGTAACACCGCCGCAGCTTTTAAAATTTCAAGTTCCTCCTTTAATCGCTGATTTTCCTTTTGAAGTTGTTTGAATTCTTTGGACGTTACTTCAGTACCATCTTCTAGCTCAACTGATTTAGCGCCTTTAACCCAGTTATGAATTGCGGCTGGAGAAACACCGTATTCCTCGGAAAGCGAGCGAATAGATCTTTTCTCTTCACGATGCATCTTCACAATGCTGGCTTTAAAATCATCTTGATATCGTTTCATTGGAATGCTCCTATCTTGTTTTATTAATTATGGCACAACTGTTCAGAAATTTATGTACCAAATACTAGGATAGGAGCAGGAATCAGCTTACATCCAAATTGATCTTCAGACATATACTTTTACACTTTCGATAATAATACTTTACTTCTAGGGTAGGTAGGAAATTGATTCATCGGAATTGTCCAATCCTGAGCAGGGATGTCAAACTTATAATTGTTGACTAACTGATCACTAAATACTCGTAATGTTTGTAAAGTAATCCATTCTCCTGCACAACGATGCATTTCGCGAAAATCTCCACCTCCCTGAGCAATCATTTCATATTGTTCAGAATAGGAGATTTCCTTGGTACGGCCAACATAACGATCAACCCTAAAATCATCGGCATCTTTCATGTATCTTGTATCATGATTAGTCCCATAAATATCCAAAACTACCCAACTTTCCTTAGGAATTAAGTAACTATCAATCTCTACATCGTCGATACTGATGGCCGGAATCATAGGGAAAAAAGGATAATAGCGTCGTAATTCATTAATAAATGAATCTTGCAACTTGAAGAAGTCCGTTTTCAGAGCAATATAGTTATTATTCTGGCTAAACAGTGCATGTCCCATAAGAGCTATCCATACCGTAATAGCAACTGTTGGCCGAATAATATTTAATAGATCTACAGCTGCGGTTTTGAGTGGCAATAAATCTCCTTTTTCATCAGTAGCAGTTGAAAAAGCATAAAGGGCCAAATTCTTATCAGTTTCTAACGGAGCTTCACGTGCATTTTTTATCAGTTCTTGAGCCCATTCTTCAGCATTTTTTCTGCCAGTAAGCCCGTTGATGTGATCCGGAATCGACGTGACAGTTCCTTCAAACATAGCTACTTGGTCATCTTCTAGTTCAGTTATCTTATCACGAGAATAGTTTTCTAGATTGATACCAGCCCATGAGCAAATCGTTTTAAACAGCACGTCTTTAGTCAATGCATAAAGCTCAAAAGTTTCTTGTTGTTTATTTAAGGCGGTGATCAAATTCTTTTCTAATAATCTCTTATAATCGTCCAAACGCTCTGGTGTCATTAAATCCATAAATATTTTTTTCCGTTTATGATGGGCCTCACCATCCAGTGTTTGAACGCCCCCTTCACCTTGTAATGTCCTCAATATTGGTTTCGGCATGGCATTGCTGCGTTTGAAAAATCTTTTGTCATAGAAAATTTTGGCAGCATTTCTACCATATATAGCAATGATTTCCTGATTTAGAAAGTGCGCTTCTACAACAGGTGAATTCGCCTCTTTACGTAGTTTCGTCAATACTTCATAACCAGCATTATAAAGAGCTTTTAAATCGGCCAAGTGAACTTTCACTTCCGGTATCTTCTCCATTTATATCGCTCCCTTCATCTTCTCATAAACCTACTTTTGAATAATTTATAGAAAATTTGCATTCCTACAAGTATATTTGTACACCATTTATGTATTTCATTTCAAGGCATTGGTGTAATCTTTTTTTAATCTATCATATGATAAGTCATCAGCAAGCTAAGGCCCAGTTTATGGGCTTAGAAACAATGCAGGCTAGTCAGAAACAGTCACACCAGATGTTAGAACCTGTTTTTAATCTTTGTTAGACAGAATCCCTTTTGATATAAATTCATTAAAAAGGTGATTTTAGATGATTGGTTAACCTAGTGACATTACGCCTCAGCAATTTGAATTAATTCAATCTGATTTGGAAGCCGTACGTCAACGCACGCGACCACGCCAAGTGGCTTTCTACGAGATTTTTAATGCCATTCTCTATATTTTCTCCGTACCGTATCTCAATGGCGTCAGTTACCCCATGACTTCCCCAAGTGCCAAAAGGTTTAAGGTGAAGTCCTTAAACCTCACAATTGACAATAAGTATGCTATGCATAATGTTAGGAAACATGCATAAAGGAGTAATTGGAGTTCACCAAATAACAACAATAAATTAAAAAAAACTAAAAGCGCTAGTTGTGGTATTCATTAAACACTTATTTCCAAGCTCTTTTCTATGGATGAAACCAATTTCTGTGTATAGTATCCTTCTCTAACCCGATGTTGCTGAAGCTTAACTTCATTTTGCAATGTTTCATATTTAGAACGGGAAATCGTTAAAAGTTCTCCGTGGAGATCTTCAAGATCACTTATTGTAATCCCGCAACCATTAAATTTGAGCCACTTTCCCACATTAGACATTTTATCAGCCACGGGAATAATGCCAGCAGCAAGGTAAAGGCTCAATTTATACTGCCAATTATATTTTGGTAGCGTCAAGAATCTTGTGTAAATGAAATGCCTTCGTACATATAATATGTATCTAACTTAAATAAATGATGCTTCCAAGGTGTCCTGGAGTCCTTTGAACCCTCGGTGGATCCGCTTCAGAGACTTCTCGTTATAAACATTAAACTGAGAAACCAGGAAGCGATCCAGTGAATCTTCCGTTGGAAATTGTTCTTTGTGGTGGGTGGTGCGCTTGAGATGCTTATTAAAGTTCTCAATCAGATTAGTGGAGTATAGTGATTGCCGGATAGCTGGTGGAAAGTCCATGAAAGTGAGTAAATTCGGCATTTTAAGCAGATCTTTGATTAATTTGGGATAGGTCTGATGCCAGTTGTTGGCGAACTCATTCAGTTTCAGTTCGGCTGCTTCACGGTTGGCGGCCCGATGAACTTGTTTAAAGTCACTGATCACGGCCTTGCGGTCTTTTACGCGAACTTTGTTCATCAGATTCCGCCCAACATGAACCAGGCAACGTTGTCGTTTGGCTTTAGGGAAATGCCGATTCAAGCCTTCAT
This window encodes:
- a CDS encoding IS30 family transposase encodes the protein MSSITYSERIKIETFCELGLSNIQMGVRLNRSPSTISYELSRCQPYQAELAQTDAEYKRSRCGRKTKLSDELKQKIFNHLRLSWSPGMIAHEFKLATKSIYNWLNQGKIEFSLNDLPEHGVRQRRNLDQRSKYNQSLGRSIEQRPIVVNRRNCIGDFELDTIVGPHGHSKAVLLTLIDRKSRFLWAYRLKKRTAVTVNEALTNFLATFNGPVHSFTVDRGTGFSGLVSLEAQYGIKTYYCHAYTPAERGSNERFNRNLRYFYPKGTYFEHISAQGLKITLLEINQRPLKILDWQTPYQVMLTNLSKNSD
- a CDS encoding transposase yields the protein MPTRYDKEFKQNIIILYKQGESAAQLAREYGIGYSTVHKWIQGQAKTQSGKSPDEIKAMEKRLASRSEENEILKKALGFLAQK
- a CDS encoding cytochrome P450, whose protein sequence is MEKIPEVKVHLADLKALYNAGYEVLTKLRKEANSPVVEAHFLNQEIIAIYGRNAAKIFYDKRFFKRSNAMPKPILRTLQGEGGVQTLDGEAHHKRKKIFMDLMTPERLDDYKRLLEKNLITALNKQQETFELYALTKDVLFKTICSWAGINLENYSRDKITELEDDQVAMFEGTVTSIPDHINGLTGRKNAEEWAQELIKNAREAPLETDKNLALYAFSTATDEKGDLLPLKTAAVDLLNIIRPTVAITVWIALMGHALFSQNNNYIALKTDFFKLQDSFINELRRYYPFFPMIPAISIDDVEIDSYLIPKESWVVLDIYGTNHDTRYMKDADDFRVDRYVGRTKEISYSEQYEMIAQGGGDFREMHRCAGEWITLQTLRVFSDQLVNNYKFDIPAQDWTIPMNQFPTYPRSKVLLSKV
- a CDS encoding putative holin-like toxin gives rise to the protein MSVFQTLSLMLLFGTFLIALLSYIDKHHK
- a CDS encoding Spx/MgsR family RNA polymerase-binding regulatory protein, with product MIVVYTTPGCASCRKAKNWLDKYNITYEEQNIFQQPPTTEEIVKILKLTERGTEEIISRRSSGYGKLKEKLADLTLGELCNLINEDPHLLRRPIIVDENRLQVGYNEEDIRKFLPHEIRKEEFFDIMHEDKRLRTENIIE
- a CDS encoding IS3 family transposase, whose product is MFDYIHQESHHHQVTKMCRILGVSRAQYYRYRSPKPSKRRAEDADLKQRILRIFAEFKQRYGVMKIPHELNLELQPLQLRCSPRRISRLMKELDIHSVTVNKWKAASASKTKVEQRPNLLKQDFSTTGLNQKWTADMTYIQTKRNGWCYLSTIMDLHSRRIIGYSFSKKMATDLVLKTLESAVKNRTITGDLIIHTDLGSQYTSDDYNQRLTELHIRHSYSRKGCPYDNAPMESFHASLKRECVYPVPVFEDYETAAAVLFEYVHAFYNRKRIHSSLGYQTPLQVEIATLTSQMAA